Proteins found in one Paraburkholderia caballeronis genomic segment:
- the dinB gene encoding DNA polymerase IV: MFIIVTVPSSTLPQPAAPFVRKIIHCDCDCFYASVEMRDDPSLRGRPLAVGGRPDQRGVIATCNYDARRFGIHSAMSSALAMRKCPDLLILPSAMEKYRAASKQIMAIYRDYTADVEPLSLDEAYLDVTHASHHKGSATLIAREIRERVRRTVGVTVSAGVAPSKFIAKIASDWNKPDGLFVVRPHEVDAFVAALPVRKIHGVGKVTAAKLERLGLTTCAQLRAWPLVELHRHFGAFGRRLYELARGIDERPVRADQERKSVSVETTYVTDLKTLEACGDELRDLARQLDERIARAGVAHAVRKLFVKIRFANFQRTTVECVRDATDLPTLLAMLEKGLARRREPVRLLGVGVRLEEENAGSGGQFALFDTELDDDVHALPD, encoded by the coding sequence GTGTTCATCATCGTGACCGTACCGTCATCCACGTTGCCGCAACCCGCCGCGCCCTTCGTGCGCAAGATCATTCACTGCGATTGCGACTGCTTCTACGCGTCGGTCGAGATGCGCGACGACCCGTCGTTGCGCGGCCGTCCGCTCGCGGTCGGCGGCCGTCCGGACCAGCGCGGCGTGATCGCGACGTGCAACTACGACGCGCGGCGCTTCGGCATTCATTCGGCGATGTCGTCCGCGCTCGCGATGCGCAAATGCCCGGACCTGTTGATCCTGCCGTCCGCGATGGAGAAGTACCGCGCCGCGTCGAAGCAGATCATGGCGATCTATCGCGACTACACGGCGGACGTCGAGCCGCTGTCGCTCGACGAGGCGTATCTCGACGTCACCCATGCGTCGCATCACAAGGGCAGCGCGACGCTGATCGCGCGGGAGATCCGCGAGCGCGTGCGCAGGACGGTCGGCGTCACGGTGTCGGCGGGCGTCGCGCCGAGCAAGTTCATCGCGAAGATCGCCTCGGACTGGAACAAGCCCGATGGCCTGTTCGTCGTGCGTCCGCACGAGGTCGATGCGTTTGTCGCCGCGCTGCCGGTGCGCAAGATTCACGGCGTCGGCAAGGTGACCGCGGCGAAGCTCGAAAGACTCGGGCTGACGACTTGTGCGCAGTTGCGCGCGTGGCCGCTGGTCGAACTGCACCGGCACTTCGGCGCGTTCGGCAGGCGGCTCTACGAACTCGCGCGCGGCATCGACGAGCGGCCGGTGCGCGCGGACCAGGAGCGCAAGTCGGTGAGCGTCGAGACGACCTACGTGACCGACCTGAAGACGCTCGAAGCATGCGGCGACGAACTGCGCGACCTGGCGCGCCAGCTCGACGAGCGGATTGCACGCGCGGGGGTCGCGCACGCGGTGCGCAAGCTGTTCGTGAAGATCCGCTTCGCGAACTTCCAGCGCACGACGGTCGAATGCGTGCGCGACGCGACCGATCTGCCGACGCTGCTCGCGATGCTTGAAAAGGGACTCGCGCGGCGCAGGGAGCCGGTGCGGCTGCTCGGCGTCGGCGTGCGGCTCGAAGAGGAGAACGCGGGGTCGGGCGGACAGTTCGCGCTGTTCGACACCGAACTCGACGACGACGTGCACGCGTTGCCGGACTGA
- a CDS encoding amidohydrolase family protein, whose protein sequence is MDLIIRRATLAHPHPPTQPGTVDIGIEGGRIVAVEPRIDAAARDEIDANGSLVTPPFVDAHFHMDATLSYGLPRVNQSGTLLEGIALWGELKPDLTQDALVERALQYCDWAVARGLLAIRSHVDVCDERLLAVEALLEVRRRVAPYLDLQLVAFPQDGLLRSPGAFDNLKRAIAMGVDVVGGIPHFERTMADGAESVRLLCEFAAQKGLRVDMHCDESDDPLSRHIETLAAETHRLGMHGRVAGSHLTSMHSMDNYYVSKLLPLMREAGVAAIANPLINITLQGRSDTYPKRRGMTRVPELMAAGIDVAFGHDCVMDPWYSFGSGDMLEVAHMGLHVAQMTGVAATRACFDAVTVNSAKILGLEGYGIAPGCAANCVVLDAREPAEAIRLRAARLAVVSRGKVVSRSPAARAALSLEGRPAEVDFRLHR, encoded by the coding sequence ATGGACCTGATCATTCGCCGCGCCACGCTCGCGCATCCGCATCCGCCCACGCAGCCGGGCACCGTCGATATCGGCATCGAGGGGGGCCGCATCGTCGCGGTCGAACCTCGCATCGACGCGGCCGCGCGCGACGAGATCGACGCGAACGGCTCGCTCGTCACGCCGCCTTTCGTCGATGCGCATTTCCACATGGACGCGACGCTGTCGTACGGGCTGCCGCGCGTGAACCAGTCGGGCACGCTGCTCGAAGGCATTGCGCTGTGGGGCGAACTGAAGCCGGATCTGACCCAGGACGCGCTCGTCGAACGCGCGTTGCAGTATTGCGACTGGGCGGTCGCGCGCGGGCTGCTCGCGATCCGCAGCCACGTCGACGTCTGCGACGAGCGGCTGCTCGCGGTCGAGGCGCTGCTTGAAGTGCGCAGGCGCGTCGCGCCGTATCTGGACCTGCAACTGGTCGCGTTTCCGCAGGACGGTTTGCTGCGCAGCCCCGGCGCGTTCGACAACCTGAAGCGCGCGATCGCGATGGGCGTCGACGTGGTCGGCGGCATTCCGCACTTCGAGCGCACGATGGCGGACGGCGCGGAGTCGGTGCGCCTGCTGTGCGAGTTCGCCGCGCAGAAGGGCCTGCGCGTGGACATGCATTGCGACGAGTCGGACGATCCGCTGTCGCGCCACATCGAAACGCTCGCGGCCGAGACACACCGGCTCGGGATGCATGGGCGCGTCGCGGGCTCGCATCTGACGTCGATGCATTCGATGGACAACTACTACGTGAGCAAGCTGCTGCCGCTGATGCGCGAGGCAGGCGTCGCGGCGATCGCGAACCCGCTGATCAACATCACGTTGCAGGGGCGCTCGGATACGTATCCGAAGCGGCGCGGGATGACGCGCGTGCCGGAATTGATGGCGGCCGGCATCGACGTCGCGTTCGGCCACGACTGCGTGATGGACCCGTGGTACAGCTTCGGCTCCGGCGACATGCTGGAGGTCGCGCACATGGGGCTGCACGTCGCGCAGATGACCGGCGTCGCCGCGACGCGCGCCTGTTTCGACGCGGTGACGGTGAATTCCGCGAAGATCCTCGGGCTCGAAGGTTACGGCATCGCGCCCGGCTGCGCGGCGAACTGCGTGGTGCTCGATGCGCGCGAGCCGGCCGAGGCGATCCGGCTGCGCGCCGCGCGGCTCGCGGTCGTGAGCCGCGGCAAGGTGGTGAGCCGTTCGCCGGCCGCGCGCGCGGCGCTGTCGCTCGAAGGGCGTCCGGCCGAAGTCGATTTCCGGCTGCATCGCTGA
- a CDS encoding M3 family metallopeptidase, translated as MATTPSDNPLLDFTGLPRFGEIRPEHVTPALDVLLADAKAAVERAALPATPAQWSDVVDPVERASEPLSRAWGVIGHLNAVADTPELRAAHAENLPRVTEFWASVGQNLALYEKYKAIANSNTYGVLSGERRKILDNSLRDFRLSGAELPEKQKPRFAELQERQAALSKAFSDHVLDATNAYAYVATDEAELVGLPDDVIAAAREAAERENKAGWKFSLHFPSYFPVMQYSENRAMRETMYRAYVTRASELGPTYGGGKPEWDNTEIIAEQLKLRAEEAKMLGYDNFAEVSLTPKMAESPQQVMSFLDDLATRARPHAEQDWQELRDFAATELGLADLQPWDMAFAAERLRQKRYSFSENEVKQYFPEDFVLKGLFKVTETLFGVRIRDDSAPVWHPDVRFFRVENLDGTLVAQFYLDLYAREGKRGGAWMDDARSRRKLDTNGVQTPVAYLTCNFSAPVGGKPACFTHDEVITLFHEFGHGLHHMLTRVDELAVSGINGVEWDAVELPSQFMENFCWEWDVLSEMTSHVDTAKPLPRDLFDKMLAAKNFQSGLGTLRQIVFSMFDMALHVDFDASQGKSANDLAREINERYHVVPQAPFSRWPDTFSHIFAGGYAAGYYSYKWAEVLSADAYAAFEEAAKLANTSVLDVATGTRYRREILEVGGSRPAMESFKAFRGREPSIDALLRHNGMTQPPAATH; from the coding sequence ATGGCTACTACCCCATCCGATAATCCGCTGCTCGACTTCACCGGCCTGCCGCGTTTCGGCGAGATCCGCCCCGAACACGTGACGCCGGCGCTCGACGTGCTGCTCGCCGACGCGAAGGCCGCCGTCGAGCGCGCCGCGCTGCCGGCGACGCCCGCGCAGTGGAGCGACGTCGTCGACCCGGTCGAGCGCGCTTCCGAGCCGCTGTCGCGCGCGTGGGGCGTGATCGGCCATCTGAACGCGGTCGCCGACACGCCGGAACTGCGCGCGGCCCATGCGGAAAACCTGCCGCGCGTGACCGAGTTCTGGGCGAGCGTCGGCCAGAACCTCGCGCTGTACGAGAAGTACAAGGCGATCGCGAACAGCAACACCTACGGCGTGCTGTCCGGCGAGCGCCGCAAGATCCTCGACAACTCGCTGCGCGACTTCCGCCTGTCCGGCGCCGAACTGCCCGAGAAGCAGAAACCGCGTTTCGCGGAATTGCAGGAACGCCAGGCCGCGCTGTCGAAGGCGTTTTCCGATCACGTGCTCGACGCGACGAACGCGTACGCGTACGTCGCGACGGACGAAGCGGAACTCGTCGGCCTGCCCGACGACGTGATCGCGGCCGCGCGCGAGGCGGCCGAACGCGAGAACAAGGCCGGCTGGAAATTCTCGCTGCACTTCCCGTCGTATTTCCCGGTGATGCAGTACTCGGAAAACCGCGCGATGCGCGAGACGATGTATCGCGCGTACGTGACGCGCGCGTCCGAACTCGGCCCGACCTACGGCGGCGGCAAGCCCGAATGGGACAACACGGAGATCATCGCGGAGCAGCTGAAGCTGCGCGCGGAAGAAGCGAAGATGCTCGGTTATGACAACTTCGCCGAAGTGTCGCTGACGCCGAAGATGGCCGAGTCGCCGCAGCAGGTGATGAGCTTCCTCGACGACCTCGCGACGCGCGCGCGTCCGCACGCGGAACAGGACTGGCAGGAACTGCGCGACTTCGCGGCGACCGAACTGGGCCTCGCGGACCTTCAGCCGTGGGACATGGCGTTCGCCGCCGAGCGCCTGCGCCAGAAGCGTTATTCGTTCTCGGAAAACGAAGTGAAGCAGTACTTCCCCGAGGACTTCGTGCTGAAGGGGCTGTTCAAGGTGACCGAGACGCTGTTCGGCGTGCGCATCCGCGACGACAGCGCGCCGGTGTGGCACCCGGACGTGCGTTTCTTCCGCGTCGAGAATCTCGACGGCACGCTGGTCGCGCAGTTCTACCTCGACCTGTACGCGCGCGAAGGCAAGCGCGGCGGCGCGTGGATGGACGACGCGCGCTCGCGCCGCAAGCTCGACACGAACGGCGTGCAGACGCCGGTCGCGTACCTGACCTGCAACTTCTCCGCGCCGGTCGGCGGCAAACCCGCGTGCTTCACGCACGACGAGGTCATCACGCTGTTCCACGAGTTCGGCCACGGGCTGCATCACATGCTGACGCGCGTCGACGAACTGGCGGTCTCCGGCATCAACGGCGTCGAATGGGACGCGGTCGAACTGCCGTCGCAGTTCATGGAAAACTTCTGCTGGGAGTGGGACGTGCTGAGCGAGATGACGTCGCACGTCGATACCGCGAAACCGCTGCCGCGCGACCTGTTCGACAAGATGCTCGCCGCGAAGAACTTCCAGAGCGGCCTCGGCACGCTGCGCCAGATCGTGTTCTCGATGTTCGACATGGCGCTGCACGTGGACTTCGACGCGTCGCAGGGCAAGTCCGCGAACGACCTCGCGCGCGAGATCAACGAGCGTTATCACGTCGTGCCGCAGGCGCCGTTCTCGCGCTGGCCGGACACGTTCAGCCACATCTTCGCGGGCGGTTATGCGGCCGGCTACTACAGCTACAAGTGGGCCGAGGTGCTGTCCGCGGACGCGTATGCGGCGTTCGAGGAAGCAGCCAAACTCGCGAATACGAGCGTGCTCGACGTCGCGACCGGCACGCGTTATCGCCGCGAGATTCTCGAAGTCGGCGGCAGCCGGCCAGCGATGGAATCGTTCAAGGCGTTCCGCGGCCGCGAGCCGAGCATCGACGCCCTGCTGCGCCACAACGGGATGACGCAGCCGCCGGCCGCCACGCATTGA
- the folD gene encoding bifunctional methylenetetrahydrofolate dehydrogenase/methenyltetrahydrofolate cyclohydrolase FolD: MTATLIDGLALSKQLRADVATRAAALTARGRQPGLAVVLVGDNPASEVYVRNKVKACEDNGLFSSYDRYPATLSEADLLKRIDELNRDPKIHGILVQLPLPQHIDSHKVIEAIAPEKDVDGFHVANAGALMTGQPLFRPCTPYGVMKMFDAYGIAPGGANAVVIGRSNIVGKPMAMLLLDAGATVTICHSKTRDLAAHTRAADIVVAAVGKRNILTADMVKPGATVIDVGMNRDDAGKLCGDVDFAGVKEVAGHITPVPGGVGPMTITMLLVNTIEAAERAAGAA, from the coding sequence ATGACAGCCACCCTGATCGACGGCCTCGCCCTCTCCAAGCAACTGCGCGCCGACGTCGCCACGCGCGCCGCCGCCCTCACCGCCCGCGGGCGCCAGCCGGGCCTCGCGGTCGTGCTGGTCGGCGACAACCCGGCGAGCGAAGTGTACGTGCGCAACAAGGTGAAGGCGTGCGAGGACAATGGCCTCTTCTCGTCGTACGACCGCTATCCGGCGACGCTGTCCGAAGCGGACCTGCTCAAGCGCATCGACGAACTGAACCGCGATCCGAAGATCCACGGCATCCTCGTTCAGTTGCCGCTGCCGCAGCACATCGACAGCCACAAGGTGATCGAGGCGATCGCGCCGGAGAAGGACGTCGACGGCTTCCACGTCGCGAACGCCGGTGCGCTGATGACCGGCCAGCCGCTGTTCCGCCCGTGCACGCCGTACGGCGTGATGAAGATGTTCGACGCGTACGGCATCGCGCCCGGCGGCGCGAACGCGGTCGTGATCGGCCGCTCGAACATCGTCGGCAAGCCGATGGCGATGCTGCTGCTCGACGCGGGCGCGACCGTCACGATCTGCCACAGCAAGACACGCGACCTCGCCGCGCATACGCGCGCAGCGGACATCGTCGTCGCGGCGGTCGGCAAGCGCAACATCCTGACCGCCGACATGGTGAAGCCGGGTGCAACGGTGATCGACGTCGGGATGAACCGCGACGACGCGGGCAAGCTGTGCGGCGACGTCGATTTCGCGGGCGTGAAGGAAGTGGCCGGCCACATCACGCCGGTGCCGGGCGGCGTCGGCCCGATGACGATCACGATGCTGCTCGTCAACACGATCGAAGCCGCGGAACGCGCGGCGGGTGCCGCGTAA